Below is a window of Granulicella pectinivorans DNA.
ATGGCACATCGATGTCCCTGCTGGTAAGCCCTCTCCATGTTCCGCAGACCCGCCGGGCCGCCCCGCGTCGACGATCCCCGCACGGCCGTGAAGCCAAGCAGCTCGACGGTGCGCGCAATCAACTCTCCATCGAACGAGCGGCTGATCAGAATCGCGATATCCAGCCCGCGAAACCGATACGCACAGGCCAGCAGCGAGCGGTGCCAGAACGCATACACCGTGGGCCCCGGAATCAGGTCCCCTCGCGTGCCACCGGGAGCGCAGAGGTCCTCGTAGCGCAGCGTCATCCCCAGCAGACGAATCAGCATCGCCGCCACAGGCGGAACGACGGCCAGGATGAATCGCTGCTTGGAGGTATACGCCACGCGTTCCAGTTTATCCGTTACGACACGGCAGATTCGAGGTAGGTAAGCCGGGGCGCAGCGGTCAGGTCGAGCTCCGCCTGAATCCCCAGCGGCAGCGTAATATTGGGAGCGTCCACATGCCCAGACCGCAGCCCGATCGCAATCGGCCCTTTGAACTCCGCGAGCGCGTGCAGAATCGCCTTTTCAAGAAGCGCGTACTCCGCCTCCGGCACGTTCTGGCTCATGTCGCCAAAGACGATCCCATGCGCCTTCTCGAGATGCCCCGCATAGCGCAGATGCACCAGGTACCGGTCCCACTGGTAGGGCTTGGTGCCGATGTCCTCGAGAAACAGAATCGTGGGGCCATCCGGCAGAGCCGGCGCATACGGCGTCCCTAGGGCTTCGTTGTAGATGCTCAGGCACCCACCCACAAGCTGCCCCTGCGCATACCCGGGTCGCAGCATCTTCAGACCGTCCTCTGCCGTCAGCGACCAGTTCGACGATCCGCCCAGCGCATGTCCCCAGCTCGCTGGGTCGTATCCGTCGGGGCGAGAGAAGTCGGCGGCGCACATCGGCGCGTAGAACGTGACCAAACCAATCGTCTTCAGCAGGTAGGCGTGGAGACTGGTGTGATCGGAGTAGCCGAGGAAGGGCTTGGGGTTGTCGGCGATCATCGCGAGATCGAGGTGGGGGAGGAGTTCGGCCGATCCCCACCCGCCACGCGTACAAAGCACCGCGTCATAGTCCGGGTTGGCGAAGGCCTCGTGGAGGTCGGCCAGCCGGTGCGCGGCGTTGCCTGCGTAGTAGAGCGGGCCCTTATCGAGGGCGTGCGGGAAGAGCGTGGTGCGGTAGCCGAGGGCGTGCAGCGCTGTGATTCCCTGCTCCACCTTGTCCGGCCTGGGTGTGCTGGCCGGAGAAACGATCGCGAAGCGCGCGCCCTGTGGCAATGCCTTCGGTTTGAGAATGGTCGCCATCCGTTACAGTCCCGAAACTTCGCCGCGGCAGATGATCTCCGCCGGCCCGGTCAGGAACATCGGCTCCTCCGCGGACTCCCACGACACCCTCTGCGGGCCGCCTTCGGCCACCGCAATCAGGTGGCGGCTCGCCCCGCGCAGCGACATCGCAGCCGACGACGAAGCACATGTGCCGGTGCCGGAGCTGGTAG
It encodes the following:
- a CDS encoding S66 peptidase family protein, which translates into the protein MATILKPKALPQGARFAIVSPASTPRPDKVEQGITALHALGYRTTLFPHALDKGPLYYAGNAAHRLADLHEAFANPDYDAVLCTRGGWGSAELLPHLDLAMIADNPKPFLGYSDHTSLHAYLLKTIGLVTFYAPMCAADFSRPDGYDPASWGHALGGSSNWSLTAEDGLKMLRPGYAQGQLVGGCLSIYNEALGTPYAPALPDGPTILFLEDIGTKPYQWDRYLVHLRYAGHLEKAHGIVFGDMSQNVPEAEYALLEKAILHALAEFKGPIAIGLRSGHVDAPNITLPLGIQAELDLTAAPRLTYLESAVS
- a CDS encoding lysophospholipid acyltransferase family protein, whose product is MAYTSKQRFILAVVPPVAAMLIRLLGMTLRYEDLCAPGGTRGDLIPGPTVYAFWHRSLLACAYRFRGLDIAILISRSFDGELIARTVELLGFTAVRGSSTRGGPAGLRNMERAYQQGHRCAITADGPKGPAMVAKPGTAQLATLVGAPVGTFYVLPERAWELQTWDRFLIPKPFSRVRVTWPAIIPAAEPEMQAAVQKALDESVALARFAAC